The following nucleotide sequence is from [Limnothrix rosea] IAM M-220.
GAAAGTCTCGCTAGGGGTTCGGCAAAAATCCCGAAAAAGGGGGACTGTGGATAGATCCTATCCAGATGAAATGTAATTTTTCTTTCTGCTTCATAGACAGGATCAAAATCTTATCTCCACAGACTTAACGTTCCCGATCAAAGTCAGGTAGGCGATTAATCGCAATATATATTTTATTACAATTTGCCTTTCTGTTTGATATTTTTCGCTGCATTGACATCGGCATTTTCACTGTGACCACATTTCACACAGGTAAAGTCCGATTGACTCTTTCTATTTTTTGCATCGACATGACCACATTGTGAGCAAGTTTGGCTGGTGTATTTAGGGTCGATCCGCTTAAATACTCTCCCTTTTGCTGCTGCTTTTTCTTCGATCATGGTGATGAGCTGACCCATGCCAGTATCAGATAAAGCTCGGTTGAGACCTTTTTTCTGGGATTGTTTATTGTGTTCATAACCTTTGCCATCTTTGCGCTCTATTGGCTTTGAGCGTTTTCGCATATTTTGATGCTGTAGATCTTCTACATAAATTTCTCCAAATTTTTCAGTTGCAAAAGTCGAAATTTTGTGGGCATATGCTTTGCGCTGGCGACGAATTTTTTCGTGGAGTTTTTTGATTTTTGCTTGGGTTTTTTCCCAGTTTTGGGTTTTCCCATTATTCATATGAAATTGACGAGAAGCTTTTTGTTGTAAGCGTTTAAGTTTTATGAGATTTTTCTTGAGTGGTTCTGGATTTTCGATGTGATTGCCGACATCATCGGTGAGTAAATGTTTTACGCCTGCATCTAAGCCGGCTGATATGTTTGATGTTTTGATCGCTTCTTTTGGGAAACGTCCACAGAGAAAGATGTACCATCCGGAGGGTTCTTTTTTAATGATGTAGTTACGTACATTGCTAGTGCTTTTAGCCCAACGGTGCTCTAATCCTTTGGCTTTGACTGTACCTAGTTTGGGTAACTTTAGATAGTCGCCACCGACAAGTTTTGCGTCGCCACTTTGATAATTTGTGGTGGATTGCATTGGATTACGATGGCCTTTAAAACGAGGTCTTTTTCGCTTGCCTTTTTTATATTCTTTCCATGCTGTTGCCAAAATTTTCAATGTCCCTGTCATATGTTTTTGGGGACAAGAGGTAATGAGTGCTACATCAATGTATGCGCCATTTGGAGGATTTTGTTTGGGTAATTTTTGATAGCCACACCATTTGACTAAGGAGTATTCGGAATCTTGGTCGAGTTGTGGTTTTTTGTACTGTCGAGGAAGGGGACAGGATGAGTTTGGGCGACGTTTTGTCCCAACTTTGGCGATGGGGACAGGAATGTATTTTTTTCGTAGTGGGTCTTTATTTGGGAGAGATTCTAAGATGTGAGGCGATCGCCAATCTTGGTTGGAGGTGATCGGTCGCCAAATGTAATCCCAAGGTAAAGGACAACAGGGGGCAATCCCTTTATCGATTTTGTTGTAGGCGGCAAAAGTCTCAAATTCGAGTAGCAAAGATAAACCAATATTCCAGATTTGCTGCTGTGCTCTAAGCCAGTTTTCTAGTTGTTCTTGCTGTGATGATGTGGGGTAAAGCTTGAATTCTAATAACTTTACGTCAAAATTATCGGTGCTCATGGAATTTTAGTTCAATCGTTTCATTTTTGTTTGACAAAATACATTGCAATTTACTAATGACGAGCCATTATTATTAGTGTTTTTAACAAACTCTAGAGCAATATTATATGAACAAGTAGAGGCGATCGCCTAAGTTTCAAGTTCTTCTAGTTCTAAGATAATGTCTTCATAAATATCGTTCACCGCACAGATGAATTCTAGACTAGGAATAGTCAAAGATTCGTCTTTTCCATAATCGCTATAGCCCCATATTTTGCCTTCCTGCCGTTGAAAAAGTTCTACGGAAATTCTTCTAGAATCTAGCAAAATATATTCATTTAAGCTGGGAATTTGGCGATAGAGTTTTAGTTTCCTACCTTTGTCATAGTTGGCAGTACTCGGTGAAAGTACTTCAACAATAGTTGAGGGATATTGAATCCATTTTTTTGAGCGTTTATCTTCTGGATGACAACTGATTACTAGATCTGGGTAAAAGTAGCGTCGATTTGCCTTGCCCTGAACTTTTGCATCAGCCACATTAATACGACACCCTCGTTTTTTTAAGTGAGGATAAAGCATTCGATAGAGATTTAAAGCAATGTCATTGTGATCCAGAGATCCCCCTGTCATCGCAATAATTTCGCCGTCAATGTACTCATACTTAAACTCCTGTTGTTCTTCCCACGCGTGATATTCGTCGGCAGTGAGATTTTGGGGTGGGAATTTAGGTTCAGCGATCATCGACTTTTAGAACACAAATATCTTGCTTCTTTATTGTATTCACTATCCTTTAGCTTCTTGCGTTTGCTCTAGTTTTTTCGCTTGACGGCGTTTCC
It contains:
- the c2c8 gene encoding type V CRISPR-associated protein C2c8: MSTDNFDVKLLEFKLYPTSSQQEQLENWLRAQQQIWNIGLSLLLEFETFAAYNKIDKGIAPCCPLPWDYIWRPITSNQDWRSPHILESLPNKDPLRKKYIPVPIAKVGTKRRPNSSCPLPRQYKKPQLDQDSEYSLVKWCGYQKLPKQNPPNGAYIDVALITSCPQKHMTGTLKILATAWKEYKKGKRKRPRFKGHRNPMQSTTNYQSGDAKLVGGDYLKLPKLGTVKAKGLEHRWAKSTSNVRNYIIKKEPSGWYIFLCGRFPKEAIKTSNISAGLDAGVKHLLTDDVGNHIENPEPLKKNLIKLKRLQQKASRQFHMNNGKTQNWEKTQAKIKKLHEKIRRQRKAYAHKISTFATEKFGEIYVEDLQHQNMRKRSKPIERKDGKGYEHNKQSQKKGLNRALSDTGMGQLITMIEEKAAAKGRVFKRIDPKYTSQTCSQCGHVDAKNRKSQSDFTCVKCGHSENADVNAAKNIKQKGKL
- a CDS encoding Uma2 family endonuclease; this encodes MIAEPKFPPQNLTADEYHAWEEQQEFKYEYIDGEIIAMTGGSLDHNDIALNLYRMLYPHLKKRGCRINVADAKVQGKANRRYFYPDLVISCHPEDKRSKKWIQYPSTIVEVLSPSTANYDKGRKLKLYRQIPSLNEYILLDSRRISVELFQRQEGKIWGYSDYGKDESLTIPSLEFICAVNDIYEDIILELEELET